CGACGCCCCGCGCGTGTTCGGCGATTGGCAGCTGCGTTGCCTCGCCGGGAGCGCGCCACAACCGGCGCGTCGCAACTGCGAAATTCTGCAATCCGTCCTCGTCAAGGACAAGAGTTCGACGATCGCCGAGATCGCCTTCGGCAAGCCCGACGCCAACGACTCGATGGCGATGACGATCGTCGTGCCGGTCAATGTCGCTTTTCAGGCTGGTCCGCGCGTGACGACGAGCGACGTGGACACGCAACCCCTCGATCTCGTCTGGCGGCGTTGCGCCTCAGCCGGATGTTTCGCCAGCGCGGCCCTCGGCGACCAGACGCTCGCCCGTTGGCGCGCCTATGACGGCCTGGCGCGGATTGTTTTCAAAAGTGCGGCCGGTCAGGACGCCGTGCTGCCGGTGTCCTTCCGCGGGCTGGCGCAGGCGCTCGACGCGCTCGGGCGCGAGCGTTGACGATATGTGGCAATATTGCCACAGAGGCGGAAAATCGCGAATACGAGACAAGAACGAGAAACACAGAGAAATACTTAAACAATTCACTTAGCGTGAGTTTCGCCCTCGCGCGAGGGGCTCGCCGCTCGCCGCGCCGGCAGCTGTGACCTTGCTGCACTCCCCAATCGAAAATAGAAATGACAGAAGTAGAGAAATACGCGAGTCGGCCCCGAGCCGGCCCTCGACGTGATTTTGTCGTTTGAAATTTGACGAGTTCTGGAGACTATGAATGATCCGTTCGTCCGATCGTCGCAACAATAGCGTCCCCACCCCGAGCTGTTCGCATTTTCTGACGAATGACGGTCATAGACGTGGCCTTCTTCTCGGCGTCTCGGCGATCAGCATCGCTCTTTCGGTCGGCCTGTCGCAGCCTGTGCTGGCGCAGCAGGCGGGCGGAGTCGGCGGCGGGCCGGGCGGCGGAGCGGGCGGAACGACGACGGACGCGGTCGGGACGGTCGGCGGCAATGCGAGCGCCGGACTCGGCGGCGGCGGCGGCGGCGGCCTTGGTTCGGCGGGCGGCGCGGGCGGCGGCGGCGTGGCCGCGGGCGGCGCGGGCGGCAATTCCGGGTTCGGCACTGATACTGCGGGAACTGCCGGAACGAACGGAGCCGCAAATCAGGGCGGCGGCGGTGGCGGCGGCGCCTTCACGGTCACCAATACATTCAACGTCTTCGCTCCCTTTGCGGGTAAGGCGGGCGGGGCCGGCGGCGCGGGCGGGGCGGGAGCCGGCTCGGGCGGCGGCGGCGGCGCAGGCGGCGGGCTGGCGCTCAAATCCCTCCCGGCTGGCGGAGCCAGCACTGTCAGCGCGGGCGGCGCGGCCACCGGCGGCGCGGGCGGCGCGGGCGGCTCCGCCACTGCGGTCAGCGGCAATGGCGGCGCGGGCGGCGACGGCGGCGCCGGCTTGTTCACCACAGCCGCGGCGGGCGGCGGCGGCGCGAACAGCACCCTCACGGTCCAGGGTTCGATCACCGGCGGCGCGGGCGGCGCCGGCGGCAATGGCGGCACGGGATTCGGAGTCGGCGGCGCCGGCGGCAATGGCGGCGCGGGCTTCGCCGGCTCTAAATTCACGATCGACAACTCCGGCGTGATCCAGGGCGGCGCGGGCGGCCTCGGCGGCGTTGGCGCTGGCGGGGCCGGCGTGAATGGCGCGGGCGGCGCCGGTATCCTCGGCAGCGATCTCACCATCAAGAACTCCGGCCAGATCATCGGGACCGGCGGGGCCAACGCCCTCACCCTCGCGGGCGGCGCTAATACTCTGACGACGACAGGCGCAGGCAAGCTGACCGGAAATATCGGCCTCGGCGGCGGCTTGTTGACCTTCGACCAGAACACGCCCGGCGCGGGCAATTCGGTCTCCTACGCCAACAACATCACCGGCGCGGGCGCGATCACGGTCGACGCCGGCGTGAATTCGGTCACTCTTTCCGGCGCCAACAGCTATACGGGCGGCGCCACCATCAAGAGCGGCGCGCTGACGATCGGCTCCGTCGGGGCCATTGGCGCGGGCGACGTCAAATTCGTCGCGGGCGGCGCGACCGCCCCGATTCTCGACTCGACGGTCACCACGACTCTGACCAATACGGTAAGCGTCGCGTCGGGCGTCTCCGCCACGATCGGCGCCGGCGCCGGAACCACTCTGACCATCGCCTCCGGCGTCAACTTCACCGGCGGCGCGGGAACGACGCTGCGTTTCGGATCGGCGACCGACGCGGGCGTGGTCGTTCTGGCGCCGGGCTCTGGGGTCATCAGCAACGCCGGCGCGCTGTCCGTGGACGGCGGGACTCTGTCGCTGGGCAACCAGGCTTCCGCCATCGTCGTCGGCGCGCATCAGGGCGGCCTCAATGTCGGCAAGGATGCGGCGACCGCCGCGACGCTGGACGCCAATGGCCAGTCCTTCACCGCCAACAATCTGACCGGCTCGTCGAAAGGCGTCATCACCAACAGCGGCGCCGCCGCCACGGTCACGACCCGCAACACTGTCGACACGGTCTATTCCGGCGTCATCAAGGACGGCGCCGGCAAGCTCTCGCTCGATGTGCAGGGGTCGGGCGGCACGACGCTGACGCTCGCCGGGCAGAACACTTATAGCGGAACGACCAATATTGCGGCCGGTCAGACGTTGAAGGCCGGCGCAGCCAATGTTTTCAGCCAGGCGAGCGAGACGACCATCAAGGGAACGCTGGACCTCGGCGGGGCCGCGCAGAACATCGACACCGTCAATCTCGCCAATGGCGCGATCCGTAGCGGCACGCTCACCAGCGTGAATGGCGTCTCCTCCATCGGCGGCGTGGTCCAGGACATAGGCGGCGGCGCCGGGCTGACCACGACCGCCGGCCTCACCAGCCTGAGGGGATCCAACGCCTACACGGGCGCGACGACGGTCAAGGATGGCAGCACGCTGCGGGTCGAGAGCGTCAACGGCTATAGTTTCGCGAGCGCGCTCGATGTCCGCGGCGGGGGCGTGTTCGACCTCGGCGGCTTCGGCGCCAAGATCGGGGCGCTCTCCGGCGCAGGCGTCATCACGAGCGGCGCGGCGGCGACGCTGAATCTCGCTCTTACCGGCGACGCCACATGGGCCGGCGCAATTCAGGGCCCGATTTCGACGCAGATTTCCGGCGGCAAGACGCTGACTCTCACCGGCCAGAACATCTATTCGGGAACGACGCAGATCGCCGCCGCGACGGTCGTCGTGGGCGCCGGCGGCGCGATCGGCTCCGCCGCCAATAATGCGGGCGCGATCAATATAGACGCGGCCGGAGCGCTGACCATAAAGTCGGGCGGCTCCGTCAACACGGGCGCCAATAATCTCACCAACTTCGGCGCGGTCACCGTCGAAAAGGGCGGCCAGCTGACCGACGACCTCGTCAATTTCGGTACGGTGAACAACGCCGGCTTGGTGACGGCCAATCTCCAGAACAATGCGCCGGGCGTGGTGACCAATCAGGGCCCGGCCGGCGTCTGGCAGGGCAATGTCGTCGCCAATAGCGGCGCGATCGTCAATCAGGCGGGCGCCAATTGGATCGGCAATGTCAACGCCAACGCCGTCGGCGGGATCATCACCAATAAGGGCGTCTGGACCGGGAACGCCGCCAATAGCGGCGGAACGATCGACAACCAGAATAATTGGAACGGCAATGTCGTCAATGTCGCCGGCGTCGTCAGCAACAGCGGAACGATCACCGGAACGGCGACGAACTCAGGAACCTTCAATAATCTCGCGGGTGGAGTCGTATCCGGCCTCTTCACCCAAGCGGCCGGAACGACGACCAACAACGGCAGTCTCAACGGCGGAGTCCTGGTCACCGGCGGCTCGCTGACAAACAATGCCGCGAAGAATATCGTCGGAGCCGTCAATATCACCGGCGGTCAGCTCGACAACGCCGGCAATATTGCCGGGACGGTCAACAACGCCGCCATCTTCAACAATAATAACGGCGGCGTTGTCGGCGGCGGCTTGAACAATACGGCCGGCGTCGCGACGAACGCCGCCGGCGCGACGATCAACGGCGGCGCCGTCATCATCGGCGGAACCTTCACGACGCTCGGCGTGGTCAATGGCGGCGTGACCAACTCCGCGACGACGAATGCGCAAGGGACGATCACCGGCGTCGTGAACAACAATGCGGCCGGCGCCGTGTTCAATGTCACCGGCAATCTGACGGCCGACAGCGTGCAGAATGCGGCCAATGCGACCATCTACGTCAAGTCCGGAACCTTCTCCGGCAATGGCGCCAATAATCTGACGGTCGCGAACAAGGGCGTCATCAATGTGGAATCCACGGCGACGCTGACCGCGCTCGGCGGCGTCACCAATTTCGCGGGCGGCGTCATCACCGTTTTCGCGGGCGGCGCGGTCAACGATCAGCTGGTGAACAATGGCGTCGTGAACAATGCCGGCTCCTATAAGGGCGACGTCGTCAACAGCGGCGCCGGGGCGACGATCACCAATACGGGCGTGTGGACGGGCGATGTGCTGTCCAACACCCTCGGAGCTGTGATCGACAATCAGAGCCTCTGGGCCGGCGCCGTGAACAACGGGGCCACCGGCACGTTCAAGAATTCGACGGCGACATCGAAGCTGACCAAGCTTCTCACGACGGCGGGGACGGCGACCAACGCCGGCACGCTGGACGGCGGCGCGCTGGTCACGGGCGGGACGCTGACAACGACGGGCACGATCAATAATGGTCTGACCAACGCCGGCGCGGTGAACGCTTCCGGCGCCATCAATGGCGTGATCGACAATTCGGGCCAGTTCACGGTGACGGGCGCGCTCACCAATGACGGCTCGACTTTCAACAATAAGA
This genomic window from Methylosinus sp. H3A contains:
- a CDS encoding invasion associated locus B family protein: MARSIAPAIFFLFTQISVVYAVDRPSAPAVRAAAPAKPAAAPPSGDAPRVFGDWQLRCLAGSAPQPARRNCEILQSVLVKDKSSTIAEIAFGKPDANDSMAMTIVVPVNVAFQAGPRVTTSDVDTQPLDLVWRRCASAGCFASAALGDQTLARWRAYDGLARIVFKSAAGQDAVLPVSFRGLAQALDALGRER